A genomic stretch from Desulfolutivibrio sulfodismutans DSM 3696 includes:
- a CDS encoding chemotaxis protein CheV has product MDHADILLESGTNELEIVEFHVLEDLGHGETRALAFGVNVAKVLEIIENPGLSPLSSAPHPCFLGTIPLRELVLPVLDLAVWLDITRARTPGEVVLVTRFNSRTTGFLASGVTHIHRVAWSSVEAPHRLLGGCVTGLVRIEDHFVQLIDLERILFELDPVPDEEPKQREKPARTYSVLLAEDSAVMRQMVFERLTEAGFRVILTGNGDEALTLLRAMAAGAKSEDQPGAELPDVVVTDVEMPQLDGYTLTRRIKEDPDLGALPVILFSSLVNEDLRHKGRAVGADAQISKPEFGRLADVVRALIEKR; this is encoded by the coding sequence ATGGACCACGCCGACATCCTTCTGGAATCCGGCACCAACGAGCTGGAGATCGTCGAGTTCCACGTGCTGGAAGACCTGGGCCACGGCGAGACCCGGGCCCTGGCCTTTGGGGTCAATGTGGCCAAGGTGCTGGAGATCATCGAAAATCCGGGCCTGTCCCCCTTGTCTTCGGCCCCGCACCCCTGTTTTCTGGGAACCATCCCCTTGCGGGAGCTGGTCCTTCCGGTGCTCGATCTGGCCGTATGGCTGGATATCACACGGGCGCGCACCCCGGGCGAGGTGGTTCTTGTGACACGCTTCAACTCCCGGACAACGGGATTTCTGGCCTCAGGGGTGACCCATATTCATCGTGTGGCCTGGAGCAGCGTGGAAGCGCCGCACCGGTTGCTTGGCGGGTGCGTCACCGGGCTTGTGCGCATCGAGGACCACTTCGTCCAACTGATCGACCTGGAGCGGATCCTTTTTGAACTGGACCCGGTGCCGGACGAGGAGCCTAAGCAGCGGGAAAAACCCGCCCGGACGTATTCGGTGCTTCTGGCCGAGGACTCGGCGGTCATGCGCCAGATGGTGTTCGAACGGCTCACCGAGGCCGGGTTCCGGGTCATCCTGACCGGGAACGGCGACGAGGCCCTGACCCTTTTGCGCGCCATGGCGGCCGGGGCGAAGTCTGAAGACCAGCCGGGCGCGGAGCTTCCCGACGTGGTGGTCACGGATGTCGAAATGCCCCAACTCGACGGCTACACCCTTACCCGCCGGATCAAGGAGGATCCGGACCTTGGCGCGCTGCCCGTGATTTTGTTTTCCTCCCTGGTCAACGAGGATCTGCGCCACAAGGGCCGGGCCGTGGGGGCCGACGCCCAGATTTCCAAGCCGGAATTCGGAAGACTGGCCGATGTGGTGCGTGCCCTGATCGAAAAGCGGTGA
- a CDS encoding ABC transporter ATP-binding protein/permease, with protein MKFPPDIPALITRRSLFSWVWTSNLKLQGILFLVIVVTVGARVLPLEMQKKIINQAIGLQKLDLLYMYCGYYLAAVVAASGLKLVINTLQTYIGQQSLADLRKKLYAHILTMPMPFFRKASPGMVVQSLVSEVANTGEFVGQAVAVPVTNLLTLVAFATYLFYLNPLMAGISMALYPVAIVVIPFLQKRANAANKERVDTGRKLSTMIGETISGIHEVHSNASFNLENRRFGGFVDTLSRVRVVWNLYKYAIKVSNNFFQSLGPFVLFLVGGYLAINGRFDLGALVAFLSANEKLYDPWKELMDFYQVYQDAKVSYGRIMEYFEGAPEFPLTPETPRPPLVLDGSVNVQDLVMEVAGGIQLLKGVSMDIRPGEQVALVGYSGSGKSTLALCMCQINKYSAGRATLSGYDIDATPKSDIADNMGVVAQHPFIFEGTIRDNLLYSINARREAHGIEGEEGLPSLDRIIETIQQVGLFQDVLRFGLNTVFKKGRKENLVKKIIHIRENYYQEQGEILKDIVEFFDVDKYLYYSPVSANILFGNPNRDDYQPENLANNQVFLEFLREAGLRQLLVQLGRELAAQTVDILKNVPSPDASFFEQSPVGADEFAAYSELTTHLERVKIHEISPDEERLLLTLALRFTPGRHKIVGLSRLSEELLLQGRALFMDRTGKSDPEAVTFYRREDFIHSQTIMDNILFGRIRTDNPKALDQINKTIVSLLIQEDMLERIVELGLDFHVGSSGDRLSGGQRSKVALARAFLKEPPLLILDEATAALDNASQTRIQNLLESKWKGKSTVVSVVHRLDTIKGFDKVAVMKAGRIVECASYNELMDKKGMLYELVHGTSGRK; from the coding sequence ATGAAATTTCCCCCGGACATTCCCGCGCTCATCACACGGCGTTCGCTCTTTTCCTGGGTGTGGACCAGCAACCTGAAGTTGCAGGGCATCCTCTTCCTGGTCATCGTGGTCACGGTCGGCGCCCGGGTGCTGCCGCTCGAGATGCAGAAAAAGATCATCAACCAGGCCATCGGGCTGCAAAAGCTCGATCTGCTCTATATGTATTGCGGCTACTATCTGGCCGCCGTGGTGGCCGCCTCGGGGCTCAAGCTGGTCATCAACACGCTGCAGACCTATATCGGCCAGCAATCCCTGGCGGATCTGCGCAAAAAGCTCTACGCCCACATCCTGACCATGCCCATGCCCTTTTTCCGCAAGGCCTCCCCGGGCATGGTGGTCCAATCCCTGGTGTCCGAAGTGGCCAACACCGGCGAGTTCGTCGGCCAGGCCGTGGCCGTGCCGGTGACCAACCTTTTGACCCTGGTGGCCTTCGCCACCTACCTTTTTTACCTCAATCCGCTCATGGCCGGCATCAGCATGGCCCTGTACCCCGTGGCCATCGTGGTCATCCCGTTTCTGCAAAAGAGGGCCAACGCGGCCAACAAGGAACGGGTGGACACGGGGCGCAAGCTGTCGACCATGATCGGCGAGACCATCTCGGGCATCCACGAGGTGCATTCCAACGCCAGCTTCAACCTGGAGAACCGGCGTTTCGGCGGGTTCGTGGACACGCTGTCCCGGGTGCGCGTGGTGTGGAACCTGTATAAGTACGCCATCAAGGTCTCCAACAATTTTTTCCAGAGCCTGGGGCCCTTCGTGCTCTTTCTGGTGGGCGGCTACCTGGCCATCAACGGCCGTTTCGACCTGGGCGCGCTGGTGGCCTTTCTGTCGGCCAACGAAAAGCTCTACGACCCCTGGAAGGAGCTGATGGACTTCTATCAGGTCTATCAGGACGCCAAGGTCAGCTACGGCCGGATCATGGAATATTTCGAGGGCGCGCCGGAATTTCCGCTGACGCCCGAAACGCCGCGTCCGCCCCTGGTCCTGGACGGCAGCGTCAACGTACAGGATCTGGTCATGGAGGTCGCCGGCGGCATCCAGTTGCTCAAGGGCGTCTCCATGGACATAAGGCCCGGCGAGCAGGTGGCCCTGGTGGGGTATTCCGGGTCCGGGAAGTCCACCCTGGCCCTGTGCATGTGTCAGATCAACAAGTACTCCGCCGGGCGGGCCACGCTTTCCGGGTACGACATCGACGCCACTCCCAAAAGCGACATCGCCGACAACATGGGCGTGGTGGCCCAGCATCCCTTCATCTTCGAGGGCACCATCCGCGACAACCTGCTTTATTCCATCAACGCCCGGCGCGAGGCGCATGGCATTGAGGGAGAGGAGGGCCTGCCGAGCCTGGACCGCATCATCGAGACCATCCAGCAGGTGGGGCTTTTCCAGGATGTGCTCAGGTTCGGATTGAATACGGTCTTCAAGAAGGGGCGCAAGGAAAACCTGGTTAAGAAGATCATCCACATCCGCGAGAACTATTACCAGGAGCAGGGCGAGATCCTCAAAGACATCGTGGAGTTCTTCGATGTCGACAAGTATCTCTATTACAGCCCGGTTTCGGCCAACATCCTCTTCGGCAACCCCAACCGGGACGACTATCAGCCGGAGAATCTGGCGAACAACCAGGTGTTCCTGGAATTTCTGCGCGAGGCCGGGCTGCGGCAGCTTTTGGTGCAGTTGGGACGGGAGTTGGCGGCCCAGACCGTGGACATCTTGAAAAACGTACCCTCCCCGGATGCCAGCTTTTTTGAGCAGTCCCCGGTCGGGGCGGACGAATTCGCCGCCTATTCCGAGCTGACGACCCACCTGGAGCGGGTCAAGATCCACGAGATCAGTCCCGATGAGGAGCGCCTGCTTTTGACCCTGGCCCTGCGCTTCACCCCCGGCCGCCACAAGATCGTGGGGCTGTCCAGGCTTTCCGAGGAGCTTTTGCTGCAAGGCCGGGCGCTTTTCATGGACAGGACCGGCAAGTCCGACCCCGAGGCCGTGACGTTTTACCGCCGCGAGGATTTCATCCATTCCCAGACGATCATGGACAACATCCTCTTCGGCCGCATCCGCACCGACAACCCCAAGGCCCTGGACCAGATCAACAAGACCATCGTCAGCCTGCTCATCCAGGAGGACATGCTGGAGCGCATCGTGGAGCTGGGTCTGGATTTCCATGTGGGCTCCTCGGGCGACCGCCTGTCCGGCGGCCAACGCTCGAAGGTGGCCCTGGCCCGGGCCTTCCTCAAGGAGCCGCCGCTTTTGATCCTCGACGAGGCCACGGCGGCCCTGGACAACGCCTCCCAGACCCGCATCCAGAACCTGCTGGAATCCAAGTGGAAGGGCAAAAGCACGGTGGTGTCCGTGGTTCACCGCCTGGACACCATCAAGGGGTTCGACAAGGTGGCGGTGATGAAGGCCGGACGTATCGTGGAATGCGCCTCCTACAATGAACTCATGGACAAAAAGGGGATGCTCTATGAACTCGTCCACGGAACATCAGGACGCAAGTGA
- a CDS encoding Crp/Fnr family transcriptional regulator, whose product MNSSTEHQDASDGACGFTTHLDILREMPIFTGMSLDVLKVLAYLSSNETYRDGDRLCVQGEMFDNCRSITMGRVEILRAPEGGTPVVVGTAGGGWAFGGLALLTHVKSLYTIRAKGDVECLVLSREKFQKAAERFPQMLPRVLHVVVEHMFSWEAKVLSSLERNTATPEEVHGLTLF is encoded by the coding sequence ATGAACTCGTCCACGGAACATCAGGACGCAAGTGACGGAGCCTGCGGGTTCACCACCCACCTGGACATCCTGCGGGAGATGCCGATATTCACCGGCATGTCCCTGGATGTGCTCAAGGTGTTGGCCTATTTGAGCAGCAATGAGACCTATCGCGACGGGGACCGGCTGTGCGTGCAGGGGGAGATGTTCGACAACTGCCGCTCTATCACCATGGGCCGGGTGGAGATCCTGCGCGCCCCGGAGGGCGGCACGCCTGTGGTGGTCGGGACGGCGGGCGGCGGCTGGGCCTTCGGCGGGCTGGCCCTTTTGACCCACGTCAAATCCCTGTATACCATCCGGGCCAAAGGCGATGTGGAGTGCCTGGTGCTTTCCAGGGAAAAATTTCAAAAGGCGGCCGAGCGGTTTCCCCAAATGTTGCCGAGGGTTTTACACGTCGTCGTCGAGCACATGTTCTCGTGGGAGGCCAAGGTGCTGTCTTCCCTTGAGCGCAACACGGCCACACCGGAAGAGGTTCACGGCCTGACGCTGTTTTAG
- a CDS encoding Fur family transcriptional regulator, with the protein MSADNKDPLVVFADFVAKKRLKMTPQRRHILEVFLNSEGHLTAEELYRKVKDANPFIGQATVYRTVKLLADSGLAKGVEFGDGVVRYEVKYGQTHHDHLICERCGRNVEVVNADIEKLQEEVAARHGFVLTGHKLYLYGVCPECRKADPTIG; encoded by the coding sequence ATGAGCGCAGACAACAAAGACCCCCTTGTCGTTTTTGCCGACTTCGTCGCCAAAAAACGGCTCAAGATGACCCCCCAGCGCAGGCACATTCTTGAGGTGTTCCTGAACTCCGAGGGGCATCTGACGGCTGAGGAACTCTACCGCAAGGTGAAGGACGCCAATCCCTTCATCGGCCAGGCCACGGTTTACCGGACGGTGAAGCTTTTGGCCGATTCGGGGCTGGCCAAGGGCGTGGAATTCGGGGATGGCGTGGTCCGCTACGAGGTCAAATACGGGCAGACCCACCATGACCACCTGATCTGCGAGCGGTGCGGCCGCAACGTGGAGGTGGTCAACGCGGACATCGAGAAGCTCCAGGAGGAGGTGGCCGCGCGCCACGGCTTCGTGCTCACCGGGCACAAGCTTTATCTCTACGGCGTGTGCCCGGAGTGCCGCAAGGCCGACCCGACCATCGGCTAG
- a CDS encoding BMP family lipoprotein, whose translation MADRQGEKEMRLRHSRVLLAAIAICLAFATVSRAGDAPLVFGLLLVGPYNDKGYSQAQYEGGRYVEAKLPGSRMIYLDQVNPTDRPGMTIPQAVDDMAAKGARLVIAGSEDMRDGILEAAVRHPEMTFLHVSGDDVLTGKAPKNLGNLFAKIEYGKMMAGFAAAMTTKTGKIGYLGPLVNDETRRVANAAYLGARYAWEHVRGKKPEELTFKVSWIGFWFNIPGVTADPNQMAGAFFDQGFDVVISGLDAPEALTVAAARREAGADAYALPYVYKPACQLAPEACLGVPYFNWGPPFLIIARQVAAGTYQPAFAWLTPDFADMNDADKSPVGFLPGPALSAENRKYLDIFSAALGSGAVDLYAGPLDYQDGTVFVPAGRTATEKEQWYCPQLLRGMQGQSAAK comes from the coding sequence ATGGCGGATCGCCAGGGAGAGAAGGAAATGCGCCTGCGCCACAGCCGGGTTCTCCTGGCGGCCATCGCCATATGTCTGGCCTTCGCCACGGTTTCCCGGGCCGGGGACGCCCCGCTGGTCTTCGGCCTTTTGCTCGTCGGACCTTACAACGACAAGGGCTACAGCCAGGCCCAGTACGAGGGCGGCCGGTATGTCGAGGCCAAGCTGCCCGGGTCCAGGATGATCTATCTGGACCAGGTCAATCCCACGGATCGTCCCGGGATGACCATCCCCCAGGCCGTGGACGACATGGCGGCCAAGGGCGCGCGGCTGGTCATCGCCGGTTCCGAGGACATGCGTGACGGCATTCTGGAGGCCGCCGTCCGGCATCCGGAGATGACCTTCCTCCATGTCTCCGGCGACGACGTGCTGACGGGCAAGGCCCCGAAAAACCTGGGCAACCTGTTCGCCAAGATCGAATACGGCAAGATGATGGCCGGATTCGCCGCAGCCATGACCACCAAGACGGGAAAAATCGGCTACCTGGGACCGCTGGTCAACGACGAGACGAGGCGCGTGGCCAACGCCGCCTACCTTGGGGCGCGTTACGCCTGGGAGCATGTGCGCGGCAAAAAACCCGAGGAACTGACCTTCAAGGTGAGCTGGATCGGGTTCTGGTTCAACATCCCCGGGGTGACCGCCGACCCCAACCAGATGGCCGGGGCCTTTTTCGACCAGGGCTTCGACGTGGTCATCTCCGGCCTGGACGCCCCCGAGGCCCTGACCGTGGCCGCTGCCCGCCGCGAGGCCGGGGCCGACGCGTACGCCCTGCCCTACGTCTACAAACCGGCCTGCCAGCTTGCCCCCGAGGCCTGCCTGGGGGTGCCCTATTTCAACTGGGGGCCGCCGTTTCTGATCATCGCCCGGCAGGTGGCCGCCGGAACCTACCAGCCCGCCTTCGCCTGGCTGACGCCGGATTTCGCGGACATGAACGATGCGGACAAAAGTCCGGTGGGCTTTCTGCCTGGCCCGGCCCTTTCGGCGGAAAACAGGAAATACCTGGACATCTTCTCGGCCGCCCTGGGCTCTGGGGCCGTGGACCTGTACGCCGGGCCCCTGGACTACCAGGACGGCACGGTGTTCGTTCCAGCCGGGCGCACGGCCACGGAAAAGGAACAGTGGTATTGCCCGCAGCTTCTTCGCGGCATGCAGGGCCAAAGCGCCGCCAAGTAG